A stretch of DNA from Amblyraja radiata isolate CabotCenter1 unplaced genomic scaffold, sAmbRad1.1.pri scaffold_789_ctg1, whole genome shotgun sequence:
tttatggaattccctgccatagagggcagtggaggccaagtcactggatggatttaagagagagttagatagagctctaggggctagtggagtcaagggatatggggagaaggcaggcacgggttattgataggggacgatcagccatgatcacaatgaatggcggtgctgactcgaaagggccgaatggcctcctcctgcaactattttctatgtttctatgcaggtaCACAAGGCCTCTGCGACCATCATCGAGCCCACTGGCGAGTCGGACAACCCACTGCGGTTCACGTCCGGTCTAGTGGTCGCCCTGGACGTGGACGCCACCTTAGAGCATGTGCAGGACCCTCAGTCCATCATCAAAGTACAGGTAAGTCCACGCAACATGGAAACATATCAAATCCACCAaggatttgacaggctagatgcaggaaaaatgttccccttgttgggggagtccagaaccagggggtcacacacaagttaagaataaggggtcggccatttaggactgagatgaggaaaagctttttcacccaaagaattgtgaatctgtggaattctctgccacagaatgtggtggaggccaattcactggatgttttcaagagagagttagatttagctcttggggctaacggaatcaaggcagtggaggccagtttcaagagagagctagatagggctcttaaagatagcggagtcaggggatatggggagaaggcaggaacggggtgctgattagggatgatcagccatgatcatactgaatggcgctgctcatccgaagggccgaatggcctactcctgcacctattgtctatgtttctacaatcaGCGGCAGAgtcacacagcgcggaaacacgtcGTTCCTGGAACGGTTCATCCAAGACAGGcaggaattgtggacgcagcccagaccatcacacaaactaacctcccttccatcgactccatctacacctcacgctgcctcggcaaggccagcagcatcatcaaggaccagtctcacccccggtcactccctcttctcccctctcccatcgggcaagaggtacagaagtgtgaaaaccaacgcacacctccagattcagggacagcttcttcccggctgttatcaggcaactgaaccgtcctctcaccaactagagagcagtcctgaactcccatctacctcattggtgaccctcgggctatccttgatggggctttgctggcttttgcttgcactaaacgttattcccttatcatgtatctgtacactgtgggacggctcgattgtaattgtgtgttgtctttccgctgactggttagcacgcaacaaaagcttttcattgtacctcggtacacgtgacaataaactgaaatctaaacttaattaaacttcagcccaactcctccataCTAACCAAGTTGGTCCCTTTAACCCGCCTTTAGCCCTTATACCTTATTAAAGGTTATGACTGCCTGCCTCATCCACGCCTCTCATAACTATATACGACTTTGATCAAacctggcacaatggcgcagcggtagagttgctgcctcacagcgccagagtccctggttcgatcttgactacgggtgctgtctgtacggagtttctaccttctctccgtgacctgcctgggttttctccgggcgctccggtttcctcccacactccaaagacgcgcaggtttgcaggttcattagcttcggtgaaattgtaatttattcctCACGTGTAGGACAGcgcgagtgtacggggatcgctggtcggcatggactgtttacaccaggggtcggcaaccttgttctgcatcggggggcaggacccatgtctgtgagcggatggcgggcctcatctatcgccatagttagtAAATGAAAGTTGTCGCTGCACCAAACGTGGTCATGAAAAGGCCggacgtcaggcaggttcaaacagtagtttttattcaggtgttacatgtaagtttggtccactaacgtaattgtcattgctgctgtagctgagcgaggttgttgtcTCCAGCTCAGCAACCTGTTGACTCCcctgatctcaaggtgagataagcttatgtagcaggacactccccctagCCCTTGACGTCACGTGCCAGCCTTCGtagctactgacgagggttcgaccataagtatCAGCTGATGCCAcaaagtaataataatacatcctaactaaattagtaataatacataaattagtatATATTATTAGTACGTATTATTACTAACTAGTGTGACACTCGGTGTTGTTTTTCACATTAGTTTTCCCGAGTTTATCAATGAGTTTTCTGCCGTTCCCAGGTCCCTCgtgtccccgggactggctgcagttcccaggtcgcgaaaacgaattgaaaagaaaaaacgcctgcgggccggatgatttcaggttacggACCAGTTCCGGCCCGTGGccagtaggttgccgacccctggtttacaccgaagatagacaaaaaaaagctggagtaactcagcgggtcaggcagcatctctggagaaaaggaataggtgaggtttaggGCCGAGACCCTACTCCAGACCTGTTTACAGGCTgtatctctcatagaaacatagaaaataggtgcaggagtaggccattcggcccttccagcctgcaccgccgttcaatatgatcagggctgatcatccaattcagtatcccatccctgccttctctccataccccctgatccctttagccacaagggccacatctaactccatcttaaatatagccaatgaactggcctcaactacctactgtggcagagaattccacagattcaccactctctgtgtaaaaaatgattttctcatctcggtcctaaaagacttcccccttatccttaaactgtgaccccttgttctggacttccccaacatcgggaacaatcttcctgcatctagcctgtccaaccccttaagaattttgtaagtttctataagatcccccctcaatcttctaaattctagcgagtacaagccgagtctatccagtctttcttcatatgaaagtcctgacatcccaggaatcagtctggtgatccttctctgtactccctctatggcaagaatgtccttcctcagattaggagaccaaaactgtacgcaatactcctggtgtggtctcaccaaggccctgtacaactgcagtagaacctccctgctcttatactcaaatcctctcgagtCTAAAGTCTTCCCTCGACCTCCAAAGGATGGTCAAACCgcagagatgagaaaaagatGTGGGACGCGAGGatcgaagagttgcgaattgtgaagccagaggaaggaatgtggtgcCGAgagtctttcccagagtaggggaatcgaggaccagaggacacaggttcaaggtgaaggggaaaagatttaacaggaatctgaggggtaaccttttcatacagggggtggtgggtgtatggaacaagctgccagaggaggaagttgaggctgggactatcccagcatttaagaaacagttagacaggtacatggataggacagttttggagggatatggaccaagcgcaggcaagtgggactagagtagctgggacattgttggccggtgtgggcgagttgggccgaagggcctgtttccacgctgtatcactctatgacaatgtaggtaaggggtggggggtggggggggaacagTATCAGCCAGTGTGCCATGAATATGCTCTTGTGTCACCACCAGGTCACCTACCCAGATGGCCAGGCCCACATCATCCATCCCAAACCGGCTGATTTCCGAAACCCTGGGCCAGGAAGACACAGGTTGATCACTCAAGTCTACCTTTCCCACACCGCATGGACAGGTAAGAGACTCTggtgcggcgcggtggcgcagcggtagagttgctgccatacagcgcttacagcaccagagacccgggttcgatcccgaccacgggcgctgtcggtacggagtttgtacggtctccccgtgacctgcgtgggttttctccgagatcttcggcttcccccccacactccaaagacgtgcaggtttttcacgcctcccttccattgactccatctacacctcacgctgcctcggcaaggccagcagcatcatcaagggccagtctcaccgcccggccactccctcttctcccctctcccatcgggcaagaggtacagaagtgtgaaaaccaacgcacgcacacctccagattcagggacagtttcttcccaggcaactgaaccaacctaccacaaccagagagcggtcctgaccccccatctacctcattggagacctttgaactaactTTAAACGAACTTTACCTTacactagacgttattcccttgatcctgtGTCTGTAACACTGGACAGCTTAATTGtaatatagtctttctgctgactggggaACACATGACACTgtcccttggtacacgtgacaataaattaaaccatACAACGCCAGAGTCCAGacggcgggtgctgtctgtacggagtttgcacgttctccccgtgaccgcatgggtttcctccgagatcttcggttccctcccacacgccaaagacatacttgtatttaggttaattggcttggtatgaatgtaaattgtccctagtgtgcgtgtagggtagtgttagtgtgcggggatcgctggtcagcgcggagtaTTACACTATTGTACACTACAAACCCCAAATAAACTTTGAACTATGAAGTATTTTGGTTATTAAAGTATGTAAGGCTGCATCTACAATGCCTTTTATTGGTCAGTCAGATTCTGTTTGGTACGATCCCAGGAACGAGCGgggtaacgtacgatgagcgtttgacggcactgggcctgtactcgctggagtttagaaggatgagagtgtagATCAAAGAGTATTGCTGATTGGatccgtgtctggttttgctgctgatgacctgatccataatccatgtcaggttttccACGCCACCGCCACCTCGTGCATGCGGGCAGCCATGAGGCTTACTAGTATATTTAACTTACGATTCGAAGCCTACAGTACTCATttcgatggtctctgtatgtattcaaATTAAAGTACTAGTTATGATACGCAATGACTCTGTATCATGTATTGGGACGACAgaaggcacaatgggctaagtgttcggctgggaaccggaaggtagccggttcgaatcccgcttggagtgcatactgtcgttgtgtccttgggcaagacacttcacccacctttgcctgtgtgtgaatgtgtgtgagtgattggtggtggtcggaggggccgcaggcgcagattggcagccacgcttccgtcagtctgccccagggcagctgtggctacagaagtagcttaccaccaccgagtgtgactgaggagtgaatgaataatgcgatgtaaagcgtcttgagtattagaaaggcgctatataaatcccatccattattattattattatcataagtactttgcacagcgacaatagacaataggtgcaggagtaggtcattcggcccttcgaaccagcaccgccattcaatgtgatcatggctgctcatccccaatcagtaccccgttcctgccttctccccatatctcctgactccgctatctttaagaggcctatctagctctctcttgaaagcatccagagaaccggcctccaccgctctctgaggcagagaattccacagactcacaactctctgtgagaaaaagtgtttcctcatctccgttctcaatggcttaccccttattcttaaactgtaaatggcttacccctggttctggactcccccaacatcgggaacatgtttcctgcctctagcgtatccaaacccttaataatcttaggtagacaaaagtgctggggaaactcagcgggtgcagcagcatctatggagcgaaggaaataggcaacgttgaccttatatgtttcaatagaggCCCACAGAGGGGGAGGGAACAttcgggtgggctgaagggcctgtttctgcgctgtacctctgaactaaactaaatctttgcccccccccccccacagagccGTGCCAGGTTGAGGTGCGTTTGCTCCTGGCCTACAGCTCCAACAAGGGCAGGGCGTCGAGCCTGGGCTCGTTGTCCAGGTCACCGTGGAGCGAAAGCACCGAGGCCTTGATGCAGGCCCCCAACGTCATCGAGGGCACCATCAACCTGAGCAAGCAGGTCAAGGTCTACCTCATGCCAAAGCCCACCAGGAGATGAGCGGGCCAACACCTACCGCCGGCAGGTGGCAAGCTGCCGAGGCGAACGGACTGTGCTGAGCTGGGCTTTACGACGCCAGGGAGTTTTCACTCGAGCAACGAGGGCACTCTAGGTCAGTTGTGGACGGAGCTAGTGTTGGAGGGAAGGTGTTAGTTGTCCACCTGAGAACCAAACTCTGAGCAGCTCAGGGGCAGGAGCACTGAAGGACCTAGTCCCGATTACGcggttttttttcggcgacttgtggCCGAAgatgttcaacgtgttgaaaatccagcggtgaccagaagaagggcacgactctttgggcgactgctcacgaccaaacaggcctCACCCTGCgacgtgtcgcctgtatggtcgtgagtagtcacccaaagagtcgtaccttttttctggtcgccactggatgttcaagatgttgaacattttctcgccgactatgatgggtgccggcaagtgGCCGAAAAAAAAATTGCGCAAGTGGGACGTTCCTGTCAAAAGGAAGGATGGACAAAGATCCAACATTGCATTCAAACGTTTCAAGATCAGCGCTATCCGATGTAAACACTGGGGCGGCAGTGAGAGGCGTTCGGAATAATCAACACATTTTCTTATGAAAGTTTGACATAAACGGATTCAAGACTGTCGTGCCTGGCTTCCTCTTTAAGCGAAACGGGTGGAAGGGTGGTCCTCGTTCAAGGTCCGCGCTGCGCAGTGTTGCTCCTTTTTAAAAATTTATTCAAACAttaaaaatagtatttacaacacaATCAAACAAAACAGATCCCACCaccatagaatagaatgccttttattcttattcaaacagcttggtttgaacgaaattgcattttctacagtcttaacacagtttacataaacatccatcacagtgaatctctaacacgtcctcactgtgatggaaggcaaagtcttatctcttccctttgttcttctcctgcgGTCCAGCAGTTCAACTGCTGCGtcaaggcgactggggctcacgatgttaaagcccccggcgggcgatggtaagttccGCGGCCGTtaagcgatgttaggccccgctccgagtcatttaaaccccgcgattccagcgggagaagttgccgatgcgggagctccgaaaagcggtctcccaccagggacctgcgagctctcgatgttcctgtccacagggcctgcggccggagccttcgaagctctgaagtcgggtcgcagccgcgcgccaccacagctctccctgctccgaagttggccggctccacgatggtgagtccgcaggctccgcgactggagccctcaggttggttccggttggaggccaccgCCGGCTCCGCGATATTAGGCCCAACTTGTTGTtaggacagggaaaaagtcgggtccccctgtacagggaagagactaacggtttcccccaccccaccccccacatgaacacagttaaaaacataaTACAAACTATAATcaacacatacatttaacgagacaaaaataaaaaaaaagacagacagactgaagttgagccgctgccgttaggcgctgcCACACCTGTACAACTAAACATCTGTATTaccatccttgtccaggataccttCAACcctccgcggtgcccagcggtccctgaaactccccagggtgcccgtggacagcgcgtaatCCTTTtctagtaccacccgggcgcggacgtaaccccggaaaaggggcaggcagagcCAGTGTTGCTCCTCAGAAGGCCGCCTGTACCGAGGCGCGGCCAAACGCTCGGTATTTCAGCGGGACCATCACCGTGTATACGCATCAATCTTCCAAGCAGCATCTTCCAAGACGgccacaatagacaatgggtgcaggcataggccattcggcccttcgagccagcaccaccattcagtgtgatcatggctgatcattcacaagcagtaccccgttcctgccttctccccatatcccctgacttcactatctttaagagccctgtctagctctctcttgaaagcatccaggcagagaattccacagacttacaactctctgtgagaaaaagtgtttcctcgtctccgttctaaatggcttactccttattcttaaactgtgtgtgggtccctggttctggactcccccaacatcgggaacatgtttcctgcctctagcgtgtccaaatccttaacaatcttatttgtctcaataagatatcctctcatccttctaaactccagagtgtacaagcccagccgctccattctctcagcatatgacagtcccgccatcccgggaattaaccctgtgaacctacgctgcactccctcaatagcaagaatgtccttccgaaGATTGTGGCGATCGgagtgaaggagggtctcgacaccgaaacggcacccattcctcctctccagagatgctgcctgtcccgctgagatacaccagcattttgtgtctaccttttgtgTTTGTGCAGAGTTGGAGaggagaagaatgaggggggggtttatagaggtgtacaaaaatcatgagaagaataggtctggtaaacacacacacacagtctcttgcccagagtaggggaatcgagaaccagaggacacaggtttacggtgaagggggaaagatgcaATCGGAATCTgatggggtaacattttcacacaaagggtggtgggtgtatggaacgagcagccggaggaggtagctgagccaGAGGCTATcgtagtgtttaagaaacatttagacaggtacatggataggacaggttcggagggatatgggtcaaaccagcctgaagaagggtctcgacccagaacgtcacccattccttctctccagagatgctgcctgagttactccggctttttgtgtcctattttcgatttaaaccagcgtctgcagttccttccaagatgatcccaacccaggcgactacttgggtgctagccacagaagcagatttacaaactcaatagacaataggtacaggagtaggccactcggcccttcgagccagcaccgccattcaatgtgaccatgggtgTATAAATCGTATACCAATCGCTCCAACCTCTTAAATATaagtaaatgactcgattgtcaataagtttattggccaagtatattcacatacaaggagtttgccttggtgctctgcccgtaagtgacaacatgacatacagtgacagttaggaatgacacataaagcattaaacactaataaaacattatcgatgaaacatgtaaatgaaataaaatactggagcaaagggaggctacagatttttgtctGTTGagcagagcaactactcgtggataaaaaactgtttttatgtgcggctgtggcagctttgacagcccggagtcgccttccagagggaagtgattcaaagagtttgtggccagggtgagaggggtcagaaatgatcttacccgctcgcttcctggcccttgcagtgattattttatctcgcactaaacgctatggggagaaggcaggagaatggggttaagaggggaagatagatgtgCCAAGATGTacagaatataacatgaacatccagcacagtggaatcagcattcttcactgtggtggaaggcaacaaagttcagccagtcctcctccattgttcacggcccgatgtacaggccctctcgtcgggatgatccaaactccgacgtccGTTTCCTacctgagaccgcggcttcacgatgttattggCTGCCGGCCGGCGGCCGGAGCTCTACtgcggcgacccccggcgagggatcccagacgCCGCGATGCAAAACTCCACGCCCCGCcaatggctagaagctccgcagaccgcagcttcaggatgttacagtccgcgggccagcgatcggagcacttctggcgacccccccccccggcaacggATCGCCCGGCTCCGCGGTGGAAAGTC
This window harbors:
- the ints4 gene encoding integrator complex subunit 4, whose translation is MRLQAKALQLILTARTSRGMETVISMCEKLLQELEIFPRCFAAELQHFQESFVEKLLEVLPRLMACKPMELVKILQTTLRHSNIVLLKLTDQVHKASATIIEPTGESDNPLRFTSGLVVALDVDATLEHVQDPQSIIKVQVTYPDGQAHIIHPKPADFRNPGPGRHRLITQVYLSHTAWTEPCQVEVRLLLAYSSNKGRASSLGSLSRSPWSESTEALMQAPNVIEGTINLSKQVKVYLMPKPTRR